Sequence from the Pseudomonas frederiksbergensis genome:
GTGACCCGCGACCTCAACCGCGCCCACCGCGTGATCCACGAGCTCGAAGCCGGCATCTGCTGGATCAACGCCTGGGGCGAATCGGCGGCGCAAATGCCCGTCGGCGGCTACAAGCAATCGGGTGTAGGTCGCGAGAACGGCATCAGTTCGCTGACCAACTACACCCGCATCAAGTCGGTGCAGGTCGAGATGGGCGACTACACGTCGGTGTTCTGATCTGACACCGAACCTGGGGCTGGGGCTTTTGTGGCGAGGGAGCTTGCTCCCGCTGTGCTGCGAAGCGGCCCCAACTTCAAGTCCCAGACCATTCAGACAGAACACGGTCGCCCTGTTTGCGACTGCTACGCAGCCGGCCGGGGATAAATCCCCTCGCCACAGGTAGCACAGGCGACCGCGACCTGAACCCAATTCCCGAAGAGGGTGCATTTCATGTCCCAAGAATTCGATTACATCATCATCGGTGCCGGCTCGGCCGGTAACACTCTGGCCAGCCGCCTGACCGAAGACGAAGGCGTCACCGTCCTGCTGCTCGAAGCCGGCGGCCCGGATTATCGCCTGGACTTCCGCACCCAGATGCCCGCTGCCCTGGCATTCCCTCTCCAAGGCCGTCGCTACAACTGGGCCTACGAGACCGACCCCGAGCCGCACATGAACGGCCGCCGCATGGAATGCGGTCGTGGCAAGGGCCTGGGCGGTTCTTCGCTGATCAACGGCATGTGCTACATCCGCGGCAACGCCCTGGATTACGACAACTGGGCCAAGCTGCCGGGCCTGGAAGACTGGACCTACCTCGATTGCCTGCCGTATTTCCGCAAGGCCGAAACCCGCGACATCGGCCCGAATGACTACCACGGCGGCGACGGCCCGGTCAGCGTGACCACGCCCAAGGCCGGCAACAACCCGCTGTTCCACGCCATGGTCGAAGCCGGCGTGCAGGCCGGTTACCCGCGCACCGAAGACCTCAACGGCTACCAGCAGGAAGGTTTCGGCCCGATGGACCGTACCGTCACGCCCAACGGCCGTCGCGCCAGTACCGCACGCGGCTACCTGGACGTCGCCAAGAAGCGCTCGACACTGACCATCGTCACCCACGCCCTGACCGACAAGATCCTGTTCGAAGGCAAGCGCGCGGTCGGCGTGCGTTACCTGGTGGGCGCCGCTGAAGAGCGCGTCGAGGCCCGGGCGCGCAAGGAAGTGCTGCTGTGCTCCGGCGCCATCGCCTCGCCGCAGATCCTGCAACGCTCCGGCGTCGGCCCGGCCAAGCTGCTGGAACGCCTCGACATCCCCGTCGTCCACGACCTGCCGGGCGTCGGTGAAAACCTCCAGGATCACCTGGAGCTGTACCTGCAATACGCCTGCACCCAACCGGTCTCGCTGTACCCGTCGCTGCTCTGGTACAACCAGCCGGCCATCGGTGCCGAGTGGCTGTTCAACGGCACCGGCATCGGCGCCAGCAACCAGTTCGAAGCCGGCGGTTTCATCCGCACACGCCCGGATTTCGAATGGCCGAACATCCAGTACCACTTCTTGCCGGTGGCGATTAACTACAACGGCAGCAACGGTGTGAAGGAACACGGTTTCCAGGCGCACATGGGCTCCATGCGCTCGCCGAGCCGTGGTCGGATCCAGGCCAAGTCCAAGGACCCGCGCCAGCACCCGAGCATCCTGTTCAACTACATGGCGACCGAGCAGGACTGGCAGGAATTTCGCGACGGCATCCGCCTGACCCGCGAGATCATGCAGCAGCCGGCGCTCGATCCGTTCCGCGGCAGGGAAATCAGCCCGGGGATCGAGGTGCAGACGGACGAGCAACTGGACCAGTTCATCCGCGAGCACGCCGAAACCGCGTTCCACCCATCCTGCTCGTGCAAGATGGGCACCGACGACATGGCCGTGGTGGACGGCGAAGGCCGCGTGCATGGCATGGAAGGCTTGCGCGTGGTCGACGCCTCGATCATGCCGATCATCACCACCGGCAACCTCAACGCGCCGACGATCATGATGGCCGAGAAAATCGCCGACAGGATCCGCGGCCGCAAGCCGTTGCCTCGCAGCACCGCGCCTTACTACGTAGCCGGCGATGCACCGGTGCGTGGCAAGCCGTTGCGTGAAGTGACCACGGCAGTGCAGTAACCACTCAAGACCGAGGCGCGGTCTTCGTCGGATCGCCGCCCGGAGCAGGCTCGCTTCCACAGGGGTTCTGAGGTGGACACAGGTTTTGTGACCACCGACGATCCCAACGTGGGAGCGACCCTGCTCGCGAAGGGGCCAGCCCATCCAGCATGGTCTCTGACTGCCGCATCGCAAAACTCCCATCTGCCTTGATCCCTCCCCCGCCCCAGGCCTACTCTAGAGCCACCGCGTCACTGCGCCGCACCTCGCTGCATCGCCACTCCAGACAAGGAGGTTCCATGTTCGACTTCCACCCCCAGCTCAAGCAGCGTTTTGCTGCCTTGCGCACGGGCGCTGAATTCTTTTCCCTGCGTTACGTGCGCGAGTCCGGCCAACACTTGTCGGTGCGCAAGAATGTCGCCGAACCGCCCAGCCTGGGCCATGACGAAGGGGCGATGCTCACCGTGAGGGTCAACGGGGTCGAGGCGTACGCTGCTACCAACGACCTGTCCCAGACCGGCCTGCAATCGGCACTGGAGCGCGCCGAGCAATACGCTCGCCAGCTCAAGCCCCACGCCCTGCTCGACCTGCGCGAGCAGACGGTGTCCAGCGACCGCGCCGATTACTTTTCGCCGCATTTCGACCAGGCGTTCCCTGCGCTGAGCGATTGTTACCAATTGCTCGGCGACGAGTCCGCCGCAGTGCCCCAGGACGAGCGCCTGGTGAACTGGCAAGCCAGCATCGGCCTGACCCAGGTCGAGCAGATCTACCTCAATAGCGCCGGCGCTGAACTGCGCCAGGCCCAACGTTTCATCTATCCGGCCCTGGACGTCACCGCCTTCGACGGCCAGGACAGCCAGACCCGCACCCTGGGCCGGGAAAACTTCGGCCAGCAAGGAGGCTTCGACGTGATCAGCCGTTGCGGCCTGATCGGCGCCGGGCCAAAAATCGCCGACCAGGCCCTGCAGCTGCTGATGGCGCCAAACACCCCGGCAGGCCCACGCGACCTTCTGCTGATGCCCGACCAGATGATGCTGCAGATCCACGAGTCCATCGGCCACCCGCTGGAACTGGACCGCATCCTCGGTGATGAGCGCAATTACGCCGGCACCAGTTTCGTCAGGACCAGCGATTTCGGACACTTGCAATACGGCTCCCGCCTGCTGAACGTAACCTTCGACCCGGACATTCCCGAGGAGCTGGCGAGTTACAGCCATGACGACGACGGCAGCGCCGCCAGCAAGCAATTCCTCATCCGCGAAGGCCTGCTGCTGCGTCCACTGGGCGGGGCACTTTCACAGTTCCGTGCCGGCCTCGACGGTGTCGCGAACAGCCGCGCCTGCGGCTGGAATCGGCCGCCCATCGACCGCATGGCCAACCTGAACATCGAGCCCGGCGACCAATCCCTGGAGCAACTGATCCAGGGCATCGAGCACGGCGTGCTGATGCGCACCAACCGTTCCTGGTCCATCGACGACGCCCGCAACAAATTCCAGTTCGGCTGCGAATGGGGCCAGTTGATCGAGAACGGCGAGCTCAAGGGCGTGGTGAAGAACCCCAACTACCGAGGTATTTCCGCGCAGTTCTGGAAAAGCCTGCGCGCCGTGGGCGACGCCAGCACCTCCCAGGTCCTCGGCACGCCGAATTGCGGCAAGGGCGAACCGAACCAGGTCATCCGCGTCGGCCATGCGTCGCCGGCCTGCGTATTCAGCAACGTGGATGTGTTTGGGGGAGATGCCTGATGAGCACCGTCAATAATCAAGCTGGGGCGTTCAAGGCACTGGTCGACTGGTTGCGCGACGCGCTGCACGAGCCTGAGCAATTCACCCTGGGCTACGCCGCCGAAACGTCGGCCTTCGTGCGCTTCAACCATGGCAAGGTCCGCCAGGCCGGCCAGGTGCAACAGGCCAATGTCAGTTTCAAGTTGATCAATGACGGCCGTCATGCCGACCTGCAGATCACCTTGTCCGGCGACACCGAGACCGACCTGCGACGCTTGGCCGACGG
This genomic interval carries:
- the betA gene encoding choline dehydrogenase, which produces MSQEFDYIIIGAGSAGNTLASRLTEDEGVTVLLLEAGGPDYRLDFRTQMPAALAFPLQGRRYNWAYETDPEPHMNGRRMECGRGKGLGGSSLINGMCYIRGNALDYDNWAKLPGLEDWTYLDCLPYFRKAETRDIGPNDYHGGDGPVSVTTPKAGNNPLFHAMVEAGVQAGYPRTEDLNGYQQEGFGPMDRTVTPNGRRASTARGYLDVAKKRSTLTIVTHALTDKILFEGKRAVGVRYLVGAAEERVEARARKEVLLCSGAIASPQILQRSGVGPAKLLERLDIPVVHDLPGVGENLQDHLELYLQYACTQPVSLYPSLLWYNQPAIGAEWLFNGTGIGASNQFEAGGFIRTRPDFEWPNIQYHFLPVAINYNGSNGVKEHGFQAHMGSMRSPSRGRIQAKSKDPRQHPSILFNYMATEQDWQEFRDGIRLTREIMQQPALDPFRGREISPGIEVQTDEQLDQFIREHAETAFHPSCSCKMGTDDMAVVDGEGRVHGMEGLRVVDASIMPIITTGNLNAPTIMMAEKIADRIRGRKPLPRSTAPYYVAGDAPVRGKPLREVTTAVQ
- a CDS encoding TldD/PmbA family protein — protein: MFDFHPQLKQRFAALRTGAEFFSLRYVRESGQHLSVRKNVAEPPSLGHDEGAMLTVRVNGVEAYAATNDLSQTGLQSALERAEQYARQLKPHALLDLREQTVSSDRADYFSPHFDQAFPALSDCYQLLGDESAAVPQDERLVNWQASIGLTQVEQIYLNSAGAELRQAQRFIYPALDVTAFDGQDSQTRTLGRENFGQQGGFDVISRCGLIGAGPKIADQALQLLMAPNTPAGPRDLLLMPDQMMLQIHESIGHPLELDRILGDERNYAGTSFVRTSDFGHLQYGSRLLNVTFDPDIPEELASYSHDDDGSAASKQFLIREGLLLRPLGGALSQFRAGLDGVANSRACGWNRPPIDRMANLNIEPGDQSLEQLIQGIEHGVLMRTNRSWSIDDARNKFQFGCEWGQLIENGELKGVVKNPNYRGISAQFWKSLRAVGDASTSQVLGTPNCGKGEPNQVIRVGHASPACVFSNVDVFGGDA